The Maylandia zebra isolate NMK-2024a linkage group LG7, Mzebra_GT3a, whole genome shotgun sequence genome contains a region encoding:
- the si:ch211-284k5.2 gene encoding sperm axonemal maintenance protein CFAP97D1: MVTTCKACKHTHTHTHTHTHTHTHTHTHTHTHTHTHTPPAEVDGCDRAAGYHQLRNMHKSYQPLKPVTNRYLQQRWDQINYENHRRKVNSALPAVDTKGNRTPAHIQLKLKKLQLQDERLSVVDRDNHLLASKLADIFSSKGLVDHRNQYHLRSLNANKRKHELLLVTHQNQAIYQRITSRQSEYRRQLWLDDWERTERRLDNISRYPRKPADKQRPSRKVKFAAVESSEPSASCRDSNTDSTD; encoded by the exons ATGGTGACAACCTGCAAggcctgcaaacacacacacacacacacacacacacacacacacacacacacacacacacacacacacacacacacacacacacacacacacacacctcctgcTGAGGTGGATGGATGTGATAGAGCTGCAGGTTATCACCAGTTGAGAAACATGCACAAGTCATACCAGCCTCTGAAACCCGTCACCAACCGTTACCTGCAGCAGCGATGGGACCAGATAAACTACGAAAACCACCGCAGGAAG GTGAACTCCGCCCTGCCTGCAGTGGACACCAAGGGCAACAGGACACCAGCTCACATCCAGCTCAAGCTGAAAAAACTgcag CTGCAGGATGAGCGTCTGTCAGTCGTCGACAGAGACAATCACCTCCTGGCCTCCAAACTAGCCGACATCTTTTCCTCCAAAGGCCTCGTGGACCACAGGAACCAGTACCACCTGAGGAG TCTGAATGCGAACAAGAGGAAGCACGAGCTTCTGTTGGTCACCCATCAGAATCAGGCCATCTACCAACGAATCACATCTCGCCAGTCAGAGTATCGCCGCCAGCTGTGGTTGGATGACTGGGAGAGGACGGAGCGTCGTCTGGACAACATTTCTCGTTACCCGAGAAAGCCAGCAGACAAACAG AGGCCGAGCAGAAAGGTGAAGTTTGCCGCCGTGGAGAGCAGCGAGCCGTCTGCGAGCTGCAGAGACTCCAACACTGACAGCACCGACTGA